GTGAAGTGAACTGGTGTGAAGTGGACTGGTGTGAAGTGGACTGGTGTGAAGTGAACTGGTGTGAGGTGAACTGGTGTGAAGTGGACTGGTGTGAAGTGGACTGGTGTGAAGTGAACTGGTGTGAAGTGGACTGGTGTGAAGTGGACTGGTGTGAAGTGGACTGGTGTGAAGTGGACTGGTGTGAAGTGAACTGGTGTGAAGTGAACTGGTGTGAAGTGGACTGGTGTGAAGCGGACTGGTGTGAAGTGGACTGCTATGAAGTGCTTATGAACTCCTATGAAGTGCTTATGTAACACAGGTCAACTAATGTTGTATACTTATCGTTGCTAGTGAGATTCCAGTTAACAATCATATTATACTATATTGCTATTGATATGGTTAAGTTGACAGCTATTACAAAACAGCTGTCAGAAGCTGCATGACGAGCAGTTGATTTTGAGCCAATCAAAACTCAATATTCTCTTAGTCCCTCTCCTAACCTCACGTTATACACCAGTCTGCACCAACGTGCTGAAAAAGAGCTAGAACGGAACGTGAAGAGCTACCACCATTCCATGGAATAAAAACAAAGTTTCAAATCATTGAGAAGTTGTGCATATAGCTGAACTAAAAAAGAAAGGACTGGATATTAACACTCACTTTTATCTATACGAATGTGCTGTGaagggattgagggaaagattgaCGCCAGGATTTGGTGAGTTTTTGTATGGAGAACGAGCTGCTAGCGATTAGGCTAGCTAAGCTATTGCTAGCATTTTTTTGCGTGTTAATACTGAACCAAGCGTaccgtcggaactagaagcataacatctgctaaccatgtgtatgtgacaaataaaatgtgattttatttgataCGCACAAGCTGTTAGCGTTTAGTCTAGCTCAGCTATCGATCA
The Salmo salar chromosome ssa16, Ssal_v3.1, whole genome shotgun sequence DNA segment above includes these coding regions:
- the LOC106574203 gene encoding keratin-associated protein 4-2-like translates to MNCSEVNWCEVDWCEVDWCEVDCYEVDWCEVNWCEVNWCDVDWCEVNWCEVDSCEVDCYEVDWCEVNWCEVDWCEVNWCEVNWCEVDWCEVDWCEVNWCEVNWCEVDWCEVDWCEVNWCEVDWCEVDWCEVDWCEVDWCEVNWCEVNWCEVDWCEADWCEVDCYEVLMNSYEVLM